In a single window of the Paenibacillus sp. MMS20-IR301 genome:
- the hemQ gene encoding hydrogen peroxide-dependent heme synthase, with protein sequence MNEAALTLEGWYALHDFRSLNWTAWTAADDEERAVALEELHGFMQEWGPVEEAKEGSSAVYSIVGQKADFVMMFLRESLEALNALETAFNKIAFAQYTTKAYSYVSIVELSNYAAGGSAGDGSDPLQNPHVAARLKPVLPQAKHICFYPMNKKRELADNWYMLDMDKRRELMYSHGLIGRGYAGKVKQIITGSVGFDDWEWGVTLFAEDALQFKKLVYEMRFDEVSARYGEFGPFYVGNLLTEESFEEMLKL encoded by the coding sequence ATGAACGAAGCCGCTTTGACACTGGAAGGCTGGTACGCACTGCATGACTTCCGCTCTCTGAACTGGACTGCCTGGACAGCAGCCGATGATGAAGAACGCGCAGTCGCCCTGGAGGAGCTGCACGGATTTATGCAGGAGTGGGGGCCTGTGGAGGAAGCCAAGGAAGGCAGCTCTGCCGTGTATTCCATCGTTGGCCAGAAGGCTGATTTCGTGATGATGTTTCTGCGTGAGAGCCTGGAAGCGCTGAATGCGCTTGAAACGGCATTTAACAAAATTGCCTTCGCCCAATATACAACCAAAGCCTACTCATATGTAAGTATCGTTGAGCTCAGTAATTATGCTGCCGGAGGAAGCGCCGGGGACGGCAGCGATCCGCTGCAGAATCCGCATGTGGCTGCCCGGCTGAAGCCCGTTCTGCCGCAGGCGAAGCATATCTGCTTCTATCCGATGAACAAGAAACGTGAGCTGGCTGACAACTGGTATATGCTTGATATGGACAAACGGCGCGAGCTGATGTATTCACATGGCCTGATTGGCCGCGGGTATGCCGGCAAGGTCAAGCAGATCATAACCGGATCGGTCGGATTCGACGACTGGGAATGGGGCGTTACCCTGTTTGCTGAAGATGCGCTGCAGTTCAAGAAGCTTGTCTACGAGATGCGTTTTGACGAAGTGAGTGCACGTTACGGGGAGTTCGGCCCCTTCTATGTCGGCAATCTGCTGACAGAGGAATCCTTCGAAGAGATGCTGAAGCTGTAA
- a CDS encoding helicase DnaB, with translation MRMSNLHHFTEHHRYCVSREFGLSHVDGRMLGSVYQPMVGAFAISLYRLLFEHIPAESIGYSGVEQQRRLFMTLGVEPNEKGRKYLVDQASRLEAVGLLQTCRIYAAENDDYMYEYELMPPLSPSDFFATQHLTLLLRDKIGKFAVLSLREQFWNREPEDWSRRGVGKENISVPFYDIFELNTHVIDYELEQALAEVASVRQPGAVQAAEPAIGYSDIILRFPRESVNRRHVEKLRFDHNQMGVINYVARKYELGPQDLCRLLDEDDIFTPDGEVILDSLQHKASQHFRQDMKRQEKREIAAAKVVSLRSAASEDSDLSAAPVEQPVEMEFYVEVPPQFMSKCDIHQYNMMLRNEPYTRLLQTFFPGAVPGQLMDIFEKIDLNYKLNGEVINVLIHYLMTMVASGGEQRMNRNFVEAIASNMLVKQVNTYEKAVKYIRDQSKVKGKGAASGASGSSGTAGTRQRSYTKNTGRSGKAEIPIVLDDGSAGTVSDEEFAAMMKKAADIKASKKKGALRTP, from the coding sequence ATGCGCATGAGCAACCTGCATCATTTCACCGAACATCATCGGTACTGCGTTTCCCGCGAATTCGGTCTAAGCCATGTCGATGGGCGTATGCTGGGCTCGGTCTATCAGCCGATGGTCGGCGCTTTCGCTATAAGCTTGTACAGGCTGCTATTCGAGCATATTCCGGCTGAGTCTATCGGTTATTCCGGTGTGGAGCAGCAGCGCAGGCTCTTTATGACCCTGGGCGTGGAGCCTAACGAGAAGGGCCGCAAATATTTAGTTGACCAGGCTTCGCGGCTGGAAGCGGTAGGGCTGCTGCAGACCTGCCGGATCTATGCTGCGGAGAACGATGATTATATGTATGAATACGAGTTAATGCCGCCATTGTCACCGTCAGATTTTTTTGCAACGCAGCATTTGACGCTGCTGCTCCGGGACAAGATCGGCAAGTTCGCCGTATTATCGCTGCGGGAGCAGTTCTGGAACCGGGAGCCGGAGGACTGGAGCCGGCGCGGGGTCGGCAAAGAGAATATTTCCGTGCCCTTTTACGATATCTTCGAGCTGAATACCCATGTGATTGATTATGAGCTGGAGCAGGCACTGGCCGAGGTGGCCTCTGTACGCCAGCCGGGAGCCGTGCAAGCCGCCGAACCGGCTATCGGCTACAGTGACATTATTCTGCGCTTCCCGCGTGAATCGGTCAACCGCAGGCATGTGGAGAAGCTGCGCTTCGATCATAACCAGATGGGTGTCATTAATTATGTAGCCCGCAAGTATGAGCTGGGACCGCAGGATCTTTGCCGCCTGCTGGATGAAGATGATATCTTCACACCGGATGGCGAGGTTATTCTGGACAGTCTGCAGCATAAGGCAAGCCAGCATTTCCGCCAGGATATGAAACGCCAGGAGAAACGGGAGATTGCTGCCGCCAAGGTCGTATCCCTGCGTTCCGCAGCGTCCGAGGACAGCGACTTGTCCGCGGCACCGGTGGAGCAGCCGGTCGAAATGGAGTTTTATGTCGAAGTGCCTCCGCAGTTTATGTCCAAATGTGATATACACCAATATAATATGATGCTGCGCAACGAGCCTTATACACGGCTGCTGCAGACATTTTTCCCTGGAGCGGTTCCGGGCCAGCTGATGGATATATTTGAGAAGATAGATTTGAATTACAAGCTTAACGGGGAAGTAATCAATGTACTTATCCATTATTTAATGACGATGGTTGCCTCCGGCGGCGAGCAGCGGATGAACCGGAATTTCGTGGAGGCGATTGCCTCCAACATGCTGGTTAAGCAGGTGAACACGTACGAGAAGGCTGTGAAGTATATCCGCGACCAGTCCAAGGTGAAAGGCAAGGGGGCTGCTTCGGGAGCCTCCGGGTCCTCGGGTACGGCGGGAACACGCCAGCGCTCGTATACGAAGAATACGGGACGCTCAGGCAAGGCGGAAATTCCGATTGTGCTCGATGACGGCAGCGCCGGAACGGTATCGGATGAGGAATTCGCGGCGATGATGAAGAAAGCGGCCGATATTAAGGCCAGCAAGAAAAAGGGCGCCCTGAGAACGCCCTGA
- the sda gene encoding sporulation histidine kinase inhibitor Sda produces MVELSDEMLLDSYHRAIELQLEHDFIALLLAEILKRNLHSPVHAVLH; encoded by the coding sequence ATGGTTGAATTGTCGGATGAGATGCTGCTGGACTCTTATCATAGAGCGATAGAGCTGCAATTGGAGCATGATTTCATCGCTCTGTTACTCGCTGAAATTCTCAAACGGAACTTACACTCTCCAGTCCATGCGGTTCTTCATTAA
- the dnaI gene encoding primosomal protein DnaI, whose amino-acid sequence MESMGDVLRSMNNPALRQRSRDLEQGLLNNPLVKQLQAEHPELDDSRLRLNLSRLYQYVAEDRNCKNCPGLANCPNDFQGHYSKLTVETVNGIPDLYERKTPCELKIAQDNQDSIRKRIRSFYVDERVLNGGYDEMDIMGKDPRRASAVNKIFDYIATVRAEGLTSRGIYLQGSFGTGKTFLMCYLLHELAISGYSGVIVYMPDFIEELKLIMMDNQKLKEMVDTMKNCDLLIFDDIGAENLNPWARDHVLGAILNYRMNRKPTFYTSNYPLDGLEKHLSITSKDGEEVYKGQRLMDRIAPFVEVIPLHGENQRGRAR is encoded by the coding sequence ATGGAGTCTATGGGCGATGTGCTGCGTTCGATGAACAATCCCGCTCTGCGCCAGCGTTCACGGGATTTGGAGCAGGGGCTGCTGAACAATCCTCTGGTCAAGCAGCTTCAGGCGGAGCATCCCGAGCTGGATGATTCGCGGCTGCGGCTGAACTTGAGCCGGCTGTACCAGTATGTTGCGGAAGACCGCAACTGCAAGAACTGCCCGGGCCTGGCGAATTGTCCGAACGACTTCCAGGGCCATTACAGCAAGCTTACCGTGGAGACCGTGAACGGTATCCCTGATCTATATGAGCGCAAGACACCCTGTGAGCTGAAGATTGCCCAGGATAACCAGGACAGCATCCGCAAGCGGATCCGCAGCTTTTATGTGGATGAACGGGTGCTGAACGGCGGCTACGATGAGATGGATATTATGGGCAAGGACCCCCGGCGGGCCAGTGCCGTGAATAAAATTTTTGACTATATTGCCACTGTGCGGGCAGAGGGGCTGACTTCGCGGGGGATTTATCTGCAGGGCAGCTTCGGGACAGGCAAGACCTTCCTCATGTGTTATCTGCTTCACGAGCTGGCTATCTCCGGCTACAGCGGCGTAATTGTGTACATGCCGGATTTCATTGAGGAACTCAAGCTGATTATGATGGATAATCAGAAGCTTAAGGAAATGGTCGATACGATGAAGAATTGCGACCTGCTTATATTCGATGATATCGGTGCCGAGAATTTGAACCCGTGGGCCCGTGACCATGTGCTGGGCGCAATTCTGAATTACCGGATGAACCGCAAGCCTACCTTCTATACTTCAAATTATCCGCTGGACGGGCTGGAGAAGCATCTTAGCATTACCAGCAAGGATGGCGAAGAGGTCTACAAGGGACAGCGGCTGATGGACCGGATCGCCCCGTTCGTAGAGGTCATTCCGCTGCACGGGGAGAATCAGCGCGGCAGAGCAAGATGA
- a CDS encoding YheC/YheD family protein has product MAGRELASKLLKTAALLSDSRVAGYIPRTREYSAAGLLAMLGRYGNVVIKPVVGGGGYGVIKVFRDHRGYGFTYMHNTRVYRDFASMRHALDRFKVKRRYLMQQGISLARVSGRPIDYRVKVVKNGDHWEFRSMVGRVARPGLFVTNLCKGGTMLSCRQGLRRSLPRVRTSAKKAEMRRLTLICTELLERHFPGIGELGFDYAVDQRGKIWILEVNTRPK; this is encoded by the coding sequence ATGGCAGGGAGAGAGCTGGCAAGCAAGCTGCTGAAGACCGCAGCGCTGCTTAGCGATTCACGGGTTGCCGGTTATATTCCGCGGACACGGGAATATAGTGCTGCCGGATTGTTAGCGATGCTTGGAAGATACGGGAATGTGGTAATTAAGCCGGTAGTTGGCGGCGGAGGGTACGGTGTAATTAAGGTATTCCGCGATCACCGCGGATATGGCTTCACGTATATGCATAACACGCGTGTGTACCGTGATTTCGCTTCGATGCGGCATGCCTTGGACAGATTTAAGGTGAAGCGGAGATATCTAATGCAGCAGGGCATCTCGCTTGCCCGTGTATCCGGGCGTCCGATTGATTACCGGGTCAAGGTGGTCAAGAACGGCGATCACTGGGAGTTCCGCTCGATGGTAGGCCGGGTGGCGCGGCCGGGGTTGTTCGTTACGAATCTTTGCAAAGGGGGAACAATGCTCAGCTGCCGGCAGGGACTGAGAAGATCATTGCCCAGGGTCCGGACCTCGGCCAAAAAAGCGGAGATGCGGAGGCTGACGCTGATTTGCACCGAACTGCTGGAGCGGCATTTTCCCGGAATCGGGGAGCTTGGCTTTGATTATGCTGTAGATCAGCGTGGGAAAATATGGATTCTCGAAGTGAATACGAGACCGAAATAA
- a CDS encoding DinB family protein translates to MLKLFEYNWQVREDWFGWCETVGMEELMKQRTGGMGYILPTLYHIIAVEYGWICGGIEGKEIEFPLFEEVASLQQIRELSARCHGELAPFIYGWNESMEDLIMIDITDDGEREPHPYGEVLRHVIAHEIHHIGQLSVWSREIGRKPVTANLIGRGLYGI, encoded by the coding sequence ATGCTGAAGCTATTCGAGTATAACTGGCAAGTGCGTGAGGACTGGTTCGGCTGGTGTGAAACGGTGGGGATGGAAGAGCTGATGAAGCAGCGAACCGGAGGAATGGGCTACATTCTGCCTACGCTTTATCATATTATTGCAGTGGAGTACGGCTGGATCTGCGGCGGCATTGAAGGTAAGGAGATTGAGTTCCCTCTGTTTGAGGAAGTGGCCAGCCTGCAGCAGATCAGGGAGCTGTCGGCCCGTTGTCACGGGGAGCTTGCCCCGTTTATCTATGGCTGGAATGAGAGCATGGAGGACCTTATTATGATTGATATTACCGATGACGGGGAACGGGAGCCCCATCCTTACGGCGAAGTGCTGCGTCATGTAATTGCTCACGAGATTCATCACATCGGCCAGCTGTCTGTATGGTCCCGGGAGATCGGCAGGAAGCCGGTTACTGCAAACCTCATCGGCAGAGGGTTGTACGGAATTTAG
- a CDS encoding YuiB family protein, with amino-acid sequence MGFIPVFVLAVLFFVMMFGIGFILNMLMKTTWFPAYLFVIVILPIVVYSIWDRSAMSLWEHLSTFHFVDYLTGVAGLAGAVLSGWTIQKLRLGGYKMF; translated from the coding sequence ATGGGATTCATTCCAGTGTTTGTTCTGGCCGTTTTGTTCTTTGTGATGATGTTCGGTATCGGCTTTATTCTTAACATGTTAATGAAGACCACCTGGTTTCCCGCCTATCTGTTCGTCATCGTCATTCTGCCTATAGTGGTCTACTCCATCTGGGACCGGAGCGCGATGTCACTGTGGGAGCATCTCTCTACGTTTCACTTCGTTGATTATCTTACCGGGGTTGCCGGCCTGGCCGGTGCAGTGCTGAGCGGATGGACGATCCAGAAGCTGCGGCTTGGCGGGTACAAGATGTTCTGA
- a CDS encoding O-antigen ligase family protein, with translation MSKPVYGKQAAQIRADAKDSGPVSGLVWALCLAFVLFLGWTPFQVGLFNGTRIEFDKPIYVAALISGLLLLFSIALSCKSFKLDGQLELLSVAAILLPLTYALSLINAASHYTAMNLLFIQFTYAAVFITSVYLLKQKQLNQLLQLAVLAVAYLIVGFGLLNWLGSWRLAGSLTGWFTDAVEGGRYSEAVMTDSNGLRLTSVFQYANTYAAFLMAFLFVALFALIRSRKWYGQLMHGFMLVPLIVSLLLTLSRGGLVLLPVVFILLLLFLKPVQQILWIIQLAVAGVLSLLITNPVTRLGLELNTAFTSAAALKGWAYLLGASACASAIALVIQRWLAPWLYRKLGSAETRRWSGLWIPVVSVAGVALIAFLLIGTSARNILPANIGTRLENINFRQHSVLERFTFYKDAMKVVKDYPVLGAGGGGWASLYEHYQNNPYVSRQVHNFFLQYLIEVGILGFLVCMGFILFIFYKYIKGYLKRRNDDYNNGFFYLIIALSILVHSLLDFNMSYAFMGILVFLSLGGMAVAMESKPLRLQWNKRWFRAGYFGLLGIATGYLLFLSLGYISSSSEAYKAKKLMGVSQSYEELKAPLVKALKNRPNHPESAAYLSLLDQKVFVQTQDVQFLDETYAVLTRALKDEPYNKDLLAQLVSYYDLRDQSDEAYRVYLDNAGKFNWDINWYDQLISRAALLGQKDNAHQDQAGKETYWGVALAAYQHVTDGIVHLQTLPPEQLQGREFFITPTIALNAGRVEYLSGQEEAALATLKKGFINGYEDLAEPGTHWGTDWYSAVISRSYDLGSAALKRAQEAYALGQNDLGDQETLTKQRYYRTGLDAYAHAVTNEELLSKQPDAGDLYQEPRVTAPIRLNAGKLQYMSGQLQAAADTLKSGLTEDYSDTVNREAARWYLAALQRKNAALDQAVYDKLIAADPEEAVKIGEITGMQL, from the coding sequence GTGTCAAAACCTGTGTACGGCAAACAAGCCGCTCAAATCAGAGCGGACGCCAAAGACTCCGGACCGGTGTCCGGGCTTGTATGGGCATTATGTCTGGCATTCGTATTGTTTCTCGGCTGGACCCCTTTTCAGGTCGGATTATTCAACGGAACAAGAATTGAATTCGATAAGCCCATTTATGTAGCAGCCCTCATAAGCGGCCTGCTCCTGTTGTTCTCCATCGCCTTATCCTGCAAATCCTTCAAATTGGACGGGCAGCTGGAACTGCTCAGCGTAGCCGCAATCCTGCTCCCGCTCACCTATGCGCTATCGCTGATTAACGCCGCCTCACATTATACAGCGATGAACCTGCTGTTCATCCAATTCACTTATGCCGCTGTCTTCATTACCAGTGTGTATCTGCTTAAGCAGAAGCAGCTCAATCAGCTCCTTCAGCTTGCGGTGCTTGCAGTTGCTTATCTGATCGTCGGCTTCGGCCTGCTGAACTGGCTCGGAAGCTGGAGACTTGCCGGCAGCCTTACCGGATGGTTCACCGATGCTGTAGAAGGCGGCCGGTACAGCGAGGCTGTAATGACTGACTCTAACGGCCTGCGCCTGACCTCAGTTTTCCAGTACGCCAATACATATGCAGCCTTCCTGATGGCCTTCCTGTTCGTGGCCTTATTCGCCCTAATCCGCTCCCGGAAATGGTACGGGCAGCTGATGCACGGGTTCATGCTCGTCCCGCTCATTGTTTCGCTGCTGCTTACCTTATCCCGCGGCGGATTGGTCCTGCTTCCGGTAGTCTTCATTCTGCTGCTGCTCTTCCTGAAGCCTGTGCAGCAGATTCTCTGGATCATCCAGCTTGCTGTCGCAGGTGTACTGTCTCTGCTGATCACGAATCCGGTAACCCGGCTCGGTCTTGAGCTGAATACGGCCTTCACTTCCGCAGCAGCCCTCAAAGGCTGGGCTTATCTGCTGGGCGCCTCAGCCTGTGCTTCAGCAATCGCCCTGGTCATTCAGCGCTGGTTGGCCCCTTGGCTCTATCGCAAGCTGGGCAGTGCAGAGACACGCCGCTGGAGCGGGCTGTGGATTCCTGTGGTATCCGTCGCCGGGGTAGCATTAATCGCCTTCTTGTTGATCGGAACCAGCGCGCGTAATATTTTACCGGCGAATATCGGGACACGGCTGGAGAATATCAACTTCAGGCAGCACAGTGTACTCGAACGGTTTACTTTTTATAAGGATGCCATGAAGGTTGTCAAGGATTACCCTGTGCTCGGAGCAGGAGGCGGGGGATGGGCATCACTCTATGAGCATTATCAGAACAACCCCTATGTGAGCCGGCAGGTCCATAACTTCTTCCTCCAGTACCTGATCGAGGTAGGCATTCTCGGCTTCCTCGTGTGTATGGGCTTTATCCTGTTTATTTTCTACAAATATATCAAGGGGTATCTGAAGCGCCGGAATGATGATTACAACAACGGGTTCTTTTACCTTATTATCGCGTTATCCATTCTTGTCCACAGTCTGCTTGATTTCAATATGAGCTATGCCTTCATGGGAATCCTGGTCTTCCTCTCACTGGGGGGGATGGCTGTCGCCATGGAGAGCAAGCCGCTGCGCCTGCAGTGGAACAAACGCTGGTTCAGAGCCGGATATTTCGGCCTGCTGGGTATAGCTACGGGGTACCTCCTGTTCCTGTCCCTCGGTTATATCAGTTCAAGCTCTGAGGCTTACAAAGCCAAGAAGCTGATGGGCGTCAGCCAATCGTATGAAGAGCTCAAAGCTCCGCTGGTAAAGGCGCTTAAGAACCGTCCTAATCATCCGGAATCAGCAGCTTATCTCTCCTTGCTGGATCAGAAGGTATTCGTCCAGACGCAGGATGTGCAATTCCTGGATGAAACCTATGCCGTGTTAACCCGCGCCTTGAAGGATGAGCCCTATAACAAGGATCTGCTCGCCCAGTTAGTAAGTTACTATGATTTAAGAGACCAGAGTGATGAGGCTTACCGCGTATACCTGGATAATGCCGGTAAGTTCAACTGGGATATAAACTGGTATGATCAGCTGATCAGCCGGGCAGCTCTTCTCGGACAGAAGGACAATGCGCATCAGGATCAGGCGGGAAAAGAAACCTACTGGGGCGTGGCACTCGCTGCATATCAGCATGTGACAGACGGCATTGTTCATTTGCAGACACTCCCTCCCGAGCAGCTTCAGGGCCGTGAATTCTTCATCACGCCAACCATTGCCTTGAATGCAGGCCGGGTAGAATACTTGTCCGGACAAGAAGAAGCGGCGCTGGCCACGCTGAAGAAAGGCTTCATTAACGGTTACGAGGACCTGGCAGAGCCCGGAACCCACTGGGGTACAGACTGGTACAGCGCAGTGATCAGCCGCTCCTATGATTTAGGTTCTGCTGCCTTGAAGCGGGCACAGGAAGCTTATGCGCTGGGGCAGAATGATCTGGGGGATCAGGAGACGCTTACCAAGCAGCGGTATTACCGGACCGGACTGGATGCCTATGCTCATGCTGTTACGAACGAGGAACTGCTAAGCAAACAACCGGATGCTGGGGATCTATATCAAGAACCAAGAGTAACAGCCCCTATCCGGCTGAACGCCGGCAAGCTGCAATATATGTCAGGACAGCTCCAGGCTGCCGCTGACACACTGAAGTCTGGCCTTACTGAGGATTATAGTGATACCGTGAACCGCGAGGCGGCCCGCTGGTACCTGGCGGCACTGCAGCGGAAGAATGCCGCGCTCGATCAGGCGGTATATGACAAGCTGATTGCAGCAGATCCGGAAGAGGCGGTCAAGATCGGCGAAATTACCGGCATGCAGCTTTAA
- the trxA gene encoding thioredoxin — MAIVNVSDQSFVNEVEGQGTVVVDFWAPWCGPCKMLAPILEELSTELGDGVKIAKLNVDENPETASRFGVMSIPTLIFFKDGQPVDKVVGLNSKDSLKNIVAKHQ; from the coding sequence ATGGCTATCGTTAACGTGTCTGACCAATCCTTCGTGAATGAAGTGGAAGGTCAAGGTACTGTAGTAGTAGATTTCTGGGCACCTTGGTGCGGCCCTTGCAAAATGCTTGCCCCTATTCTCGAGGAATTGTCCACCGAGCTGGGTGACGGCGTGAAGATTGCCAAACTTAATGTGGATGAGAATCCTGAGACTGCTTCCCGTTTCGGAGTAATGAGTATCCCTACTCTGATCTTCTTCAAGGATGGCCAGCCAGTGGATAAGGTCGTAGGACTGAACTCCAAGGATTCCCTTAAGAATATCGTAGCTAAACATCAATAA
- a CDS encoding NAD(P)/FAD-dependent oxidoreductase gives MSDLIIIGGGPAGMFAAFYGGMRQASVTLIESMPQLGGQLAALYPEKYIYDVAGFPKVTGQELVDNLSRQMELFQSDIRLEEKVLSVVKQDERHFVVTTDKAEYHSKAIIITAGVGAFEPRRLEVPDAARFEKANLNYFVSDLNAYKGKKVLISGGGDSAVDWALMLEPIAEQVTLIHRRDKFRAHEHSVENLMASKVNVITPSEITELHGEEFITKVTLSHIKTKETQEIEVDSVIVNFGFVSSLGPIAQWGIEIEGNSIVVDSRMETSVPGIFAAGDITTYPGKLKLIAVGFGEAPTAVNNAKVYIDPEAKLSPGHSSNLKL, from the coding sequence ATGAGCGATCTGATCATCATAGGTGGGGGACCGGCCGGTATGTTTGCTGCTTTCTATGGCGGCATGCGCCAGGCTTCGGTAACACTTATTGAAAGTATGCCCCAATTGGGGGGGCAGCTTGCTGCTCTTTATCCCGAAAAATATATTTACGACGTAGCCGGCTTTCCGAAGGTCACCGGACAGGAGCTGGTTGACAACCTTTCACGGCAGATGGAGCTGTTCCAGTCCGATATCCGCCTGGAGGAGAAGGTTCTATCCGTCGTGAAGCAGGACGAACGCCACTTCGTTGTCACCACCGATAAAGCAGAATATCACAGCAAAGCGATTATCATAACTGCAGGTGTAGGCGCATTCGAGCCGCGGCGTCTGGAAGTTCCTGATGCAGCGCGTTTCGAGAAAGCTAATCTGAATTATTTCGTCAGCGATTTGAATGCCTACAAAGGCAAAAAAGTGCTGATCAGCGGCGGCGGCGACTCTGCTGTTGACTGGGCGCTGATGCTCGAGCCTATCGCAGAGCAGGTAACCCTGATCCACCGCCGGGATAAATTCCGCGCACATGAGCACAGCGTCGAGAATCTGATGGCCTCCAAGGTTAACGTAATTACACCTTCCGAGATCACTGAGCTGCACGGTGAAGAATTCATTACCAAGGTAACCTTGTCCCATATCAAGACCAAGGAAACACAAGAAATCGAAGTGGACAGTGTTATTGTCAATTTCGGCTTCGTTTCTTCGCTGGGACCGATTGCGCAGTGGGGCATCGAGATTGAAGGCAACTCCATTGTGGTTGACTCACGCATGGAGACCAGCGTTCCGGGTATCTTCGCAGCCGGCGATATCACTACCTATCCGGGCAAGCTGAAGCTGATCGCTGTGGGCTTCGGTGAAGCGCCAACCGCTGTGAATAACGCCAAGGTCTATATTGATCCCGAAGCGAAGCTCTCGCCGGGACACAGCAGCAACCTCAAGCTTTAG
- a CDS encoding NAD(P)/FAD-dependent oxidoreductase produces the protein MSSIPKIVILGAGYGGILTAQRLQKALNYNEADVTLVNRHEYHYFTTHLHMPAAGTDSIEHTRVSISKLIDEFKIDLVKSSVQEIRTQQKKVILEDGTLSYDYLVIALGGEPETFGIPGLDKYALTIRSINSVRLIREHIEYQFAKYKNENNAQEHINFVVGGAGFSGIEFVAELADRIPALCKEYDVDPSMVNIYNVEAAPTALPGFAPELVEHAMTVLTKKGVTFKIGVAIKECLPGGVILATGEEIKASTIVWTGGIRGNRLIEAAGFEAMRGRVKVDEYLRAPGHENIFIIGDGSLMINPEGRPYPPTAQIAMQQGECCAHNLVAAIRSQQPKKFAFSNKGTVASLGKGQGIAVVGDKTYKGWTAAQLKKVVDMRYLFIIGGIPLVLKKGRFF, from the coding sequence ATGAGCAGTATTCCCAAAATCGTTATCCTAGGCGCGGGATATGGAGGTATTTTGACCGCCCAGCGGCTGCAGAAAGCTTTGAATTATAATGAAGCTGATGTAACCCTGGTGAACCGCCATGAGTATCATTATTTCACGACCCATCTGCATATGCCTGCAGCGGGGACGGACAGCATTGAGCATACACGCGTATCGATCTCCAAATTAATCGATGAATTCAAGATCGATCTTGTGAAATCTTCCGTACAGGAGATCCGCACCCAGCAGAAGAAGGTTATCCTGGAGGACGGAACCCTTTCTTATGATTATCTCGTAATCGCTCTTGGCGGCGAGCCTGAAACATTCGGGATTCCGGGACTGGACAAATATGCATTGACGATCCGCAGCATTAACTCTGTGCGGCTGATCCGCGAGCATATCGAGTATCAATTTGCCAAATACAAGAATGAGAATAATGCCCAGGAGCATATTAACTTTGTTGTGGGCGGGGCAGGCTTCAGCGGTATTGAATTTGTGGCTGAGCTGGCTGACCGGATTCCGGCACTGTGCAAAGAATATGATGTCGATCCAAGCATGGTCAACATCTATAATGTAGAAGCTGCGCCGACAGCCCTGCCGGGCTTTGCGCCTGAGCTGGTTGAGCACGCTATGACCGTGCTTACGAAGAAGGGAGTCACCTTCAAGATTGGTGTTGCCATTAAGGAATGCCTGCCAGGCGGTGTAATCCTCGCAACCGGTGAAGAGATCAAGGCTTCAACCATCGTCTGGACCGGAGGCATCCGCGGCAACCGTCTGATTGAAGCGGCCGGCTTTGAAGCGATGCGCGGACGGGTGAAGGTCGATGAATACCTGCGTGCTCCGGGGCATGAGAATATTTTCATTATCGGTGACGGTTCCCTTATGATTAATCCGGAAGGACGCCCTTATCCGCCGACGGCACAAATTGCCATGCAGCAGGGAGAGTGCTGTGCGCATAATCTCGTAGCGGCAATCCGCAGCCAGCAGCCGAAGAAATTTGCCTTCAGCAATAAAGGCACTGTAGCCTCACTGGGCAAAGGCCAGGGTATTGCGGTTGTAGGTGACAAGACTTATAAGGGCTGGACAGCCGCGCAGCTGAAAAAGGTTGTAGATATGCGCTATCTGTTCATCATCGGCGGCATTCCGCTGGTACTGAAAAAAGGAAGATTCTTCTGA
- a CDS encoding YqzM family protein, with product MDVNAKFRDPREHINEEPRNDLGDLLVGFFGMTGFMTVVFFGMVIIKFIMSA from the coding sequence ATGGATGTCAATGCAAAGTTCCGTGACCCCCGGGAGCATATCAACGAGGAGCCCCGTAACGATCTTGGCGATTTATTGGTTGGTTTCTTCGGTATGACCGGATTTATGACTGTAGTGTTCTTCGGTATGGTAATTATCAAGTTTATAATGTCTGCCTGA